In the Acropora muricata isolate sample 2 chromosome 10, ASM3666990v1, whole genome shotgun sequence genome, one interval contains:
- the LOC136930745 gene encoding F-box/WD repeat-containing protein 5-like, with translation MSLAQSSSSCNAWNNLTDCLLLRVFSQLTSSKDILRASEVCQNWYRISRDESLWKDLLQRQSCLKFQGNSGVLRPPSWFEEFKWIHLNTPVLESQVLKRHTDEVLHVSFSNDGKMLASSSKDCNVILWRMNDRCRFCEEDVCVINFEEEYWDYVQFTEFNKNDTLLLVSGTKNMQHIHFEGQCCVTIGAEDHYAHVWHRQAGGKLATLRGHTNVVNCVAFNPRDQQMLVSASDDHTIRVWKSRQLAKVTEENWQEQEELSPESSV, from the exons ATGTCCCTCGCACAATCTTCGTCGTCGTGCAATGCCTGGAATAATCTCACAGATTGTTTGCTACTCCGTGTCTTTAGCCAACTTACTTCCTCAAAGGACATCTTACGTGCCAGTGAAGTTTGTCAAAATTGGTACCGTATTTCCAGAGACGAATCGCTCTGGAAAGATCTTCTTCAAAGGCAGTCATGCCTTAAATTTCAAGGCAACTCCGGAGTTTTGAGACCTCCTTCTTGGTTTGAAGAATTTAAATGGATCCATCTCAACACACCGGTACTCGAGAGCCAAGTCCTGAAACGTCACACTGATGAGGTACTACacgtttctttttcaaatgatGGGAAAATGTTGGCCTCAAGTTCAAAAGATTGCAATGTCATTCTGTGGCGTATGAATGATAGATGTCGTTTTTGTGAAGAGGATGTTTGTGTCATAAACTTTGAAGAGGAATACTGGGATTATGTCCAATTTACAGAGTTCAACAAAAATGACACACTCCTTTTGGTCTCCGGAACAAAAAACATGCAACACATACATTTTGAAGGTCAGTGTTGTGTAACAat TGGAGCTGAAGATCATTACGCCCATGTTTGGCACCGACAGGCTGGGGGCAAACTTGCCACACTAAGGGGTCACACTAATGTGGTAAACTGTGTCGCCTTCAATCCTAGAGACCAACAAATGTTGGTGAGCGCGAGTGACGATCACACCATTAGGGTCTGGAAGTCTCGCCAACTCGCCAAGGTTACTGAGGAAAACTGGCAGGAACAGGAAGAGTTGAGTCCAGAATCATCAGTATGA
- the LOC136931079 gene encoding large proline-rich protein BAG6-like: MKISVKTLDSQTKNFTVSETFKVKEFKEYIASEVNIPADKQRLIFRGKVLQDDKLLSEYGANGCVIHLVERKPQTGGGSSQDGPGSSSSSSTGHSHDGSLGPNIVMGAFSMPVDVVGATQQIVQSLVNQLGVDSAQANISTSSSDDGSSVNVHINLQATTQPGNDVSQRINRARHFLRAASSALNRTEGELPMDTSEPADGQNGGQAGSNSSEGNTAAHSSPEALAQILRETGESMASMQTAINRYVALLQANTPESLRPSEESLPDRVAEALHSLSHAYHALSDITFNFHGSEPRRPSVLASLSPHVAQVPMLSSIVGASSLAPNSVAPATATQNTQSTSATTQQSQGSNQNFRIQVNPQGGISLTTIMSNALQPGSAATASTQLTSTSGTRMSTGTDSGGAGRENSSNASGEQRPSVPGGSSGNGNASSTSTSSSTSSSSTQTGQAGVRTRIIVDDFIALISNVPASAAAVAGATAATASAAQAHLPGLAQAAASSVPHMMGIGLSATGTSPNQNPAPPTSVSSASGVPNATPGQGQAMPPGIAGGIAMNLVSGLGAAPPNHPDASLPCQSFHFGPPSRRPSSGSAPQQTSQPSSTTATATTSAQSRPPRATTTSATATTTTPSATRPSPPVSRSQPPREQPRPQPERRSRARDRTISPADLQGILGMMAHDHRTGFRGFPSLPGGLFGSRGSSRFGRRQARGSDGQRAALDVLERIALDVRRQSRDQSQRVNAIIRAFRSNGIEIRDEGLLPALFRRLSDVLTVDDLMAVVLGSEDPYDKMCPALVAFVNEDLLHGNPEENISGAVARLCEELVEGVAEAIRSVPTKDDIDIVTSSQKFLEHNVRTAVDLVQSSDENPRFAEYFHGHIKEIALEFFTLLVFCYRDGFEGLEQVVRRKVLRARITQEMDENTREIFVQLLLRNIRQMYYSRAYCYPRLERFMVHAPPPPPPSEEQPPSKETVDDPPKAGAEAIEEEMDSHGSDDSETFATPPGSMTAEGESDRLELEREVEDAVGEDKGGDEWKSIVPEDWIPVIATDIVRQRRVPPQAPLSDAYINGRPPKRRKIVDQSSSETSISDALMQAVTASGVTPLTSMEDLSKAARDNKTLQGAYRNEVKKEVKTRLKNDKDYRGERFPNTRDYFDQDTP; this comes from the exons ATGAAGATATCTGTGAAGACTCTTGATTCGCAGACAAAGAACTTCACTGTTTCTGAAACG TTCAAAGTGAAGGAATTCAAGGAATACATCGCTTCTGAAGTA AACATCCCTGCTGATAAGCAGAGACTCATTTTTCGAGGAAAAGTCTTGCAGGATGACAAGTTGCTCTCGGAATATG GAGCAAATGGTTGTGTGATTCATCTTGTTGAAAGGAAGCCTCAAACTGGTGGTGGCAGTTCTCAAG ATGGGCCTGGCAGTAGTTCTTCATCCTCTACTGGACATTCTCATGATGGTAGCTTGGGACCTAATATTGTTATGGGAGCTTTCTCTATGCCTGTTGATGTGGTTGGAGCGACTCAG CAAATTGTTCAAAGTTTGGTGAATCAGCTTGGAGTGGACTCTGCACAGGCTAACATCAGCACTTCATCATCT GATGATGGTTCCTCTGTCAATGTCCATATCAATCTTCAAGCCACAACCCAg CCTGGAAATGATGTTTCTCAGAGGATAAATAGGGCCAGGCATTTCTTGAGAGCTGCATCTAGTGCCCTAAACAGGACTGAG gGTGAGCTCCCCATGGATACATCAGAACCTGCTGATGGTCAAAATGGAGGTCAAGCTGGGAGTAACTCTTCTGAAGGGAACACAGCAGCTCACTCAAG ccCAGAAGCTCTGGCACAGATTTTAAGAGAAACAGGAGAATCAATGGCATCCATGCAAACAGCCATAAACCGTTACGTTGCTCTCCTTCAAGCAAACACCCCTGAG AGTTTGAGGCCCTCTGAGGAGAGCTTGCCAGATCGAGTGGCTGAAGCTTTACACAGTCTGAGCCATGCTTACCACGCCCTGTCAGATATAACTTTCAATTTCCACGGATCAGAGCCCAGAAGGCCAAGCGTGTTAGCATCTTTGTCTCCACACGTGGCCCAAGTACCTATGCTGTCCAGCATTGTGGGCGCATCCAGTTTAGCTCCTAATTCAGTG GCCCCAGCAACAGCGACACAGAACACCCAGTCCACATCTGCAACAACTCAGCAGTCACAGGGAAGTAATCAGAACTTCAGAATTCAAGTCAATCCTCAAGGTGGAATATCTCTGACCACGATCATGTCCAATGCGTTGCAGCCAGGCTCGGCAGCAACAGCTAGCACCCAGCTGACCTCCACTAGTGGCACAAGAATGAGCACTGGAACAGACAGCGGTGGGGCTGGAAGAGAGAATTCGTCCAACGCATCTGGCGAGCAGCGGCCGTCTGTACCTGGTGGATCGAGTGGAAATGGTAATGCCAGCAGCACGAGCACGAGCTCGAGCACAAGCAGTTCCTCAACTCAGACTGGACAAGCTGGCGTGAGGACTCGTATCATTGTGGATGACTTCATTGCTCTGATTTCCAATGTTCCTGCATCAGCTGCCGCTGTGGCTGGAGCGACTGCCGCGACAGCATCAGCTGCTCAGGCTCATTTGCCGGGCTTAGCGCAAGCAGCAGCTTCCAGTGTGCCCCACATGATGGGAATTGGGTTGTCGGCGACAGGCACCAGCCCTAACCAGAAccctgcaccaccaacatcagTTTCGTCAGCATCTGGTGTTCCGAATGCAACACCAGGGCAGGGTCAAGCAATGCCTCCGGGGATTGCGGGTGGCATTGCCATGAATCTGGTGTCTGGTCTGGGGGCAGCGCCTCCAAATCACCCCGACGCTTCCTTGCCTTGTCAGTCATTTCATTTTGGACCGCCGTCGCGGCGCCCTAGCTCTGGCTCTGCGCCTCAGCAAACAAGCCAGCCATCTTCTACTACTGCCACAGCTACAACGAGTGCTCAATCCCGACCCCCCAGAGCGACCACCACGTCAGCAAccgcaacaacaacaacaccaagTGCGACTCGGCCAAGCCCCCCCGTCAGCCGATCGCAACCACCAAGGGAACAGCCGAGACCACAACCAGAACGGAGGTCCAGAG CTCGTGATCGCACGATCTCACCTGCTGATTTGCAAGGGATTTTAGGAATGATGGCCCATGATCACCGTACTGGTTTTAGAGGGTTCCCATCCTTACCTGGTGGTTTGTTTGGCTCACGAGGAAGCAGCCGATTCGGTAGACGACAG GCCCGTGGCTCAGACGGACAAAGAGCTGCTCTAGACGTTTTGGAGAGGATCGCTTTAGATGTGCGCAGGCAAAGTAGAG ATCAGTCACAAAGAGTCAACGCTATTATCCGAGCGTTCAGGTCGAACGGGATAGAAATCCGAGATGAAG GACTGCTTCCAGCTCTCTTTAGGCGCCTTAGTGATGTTCTAACGGTTGACGATTTGATGGCTGTGGTCCTAG GCTCAGAGGATCCGTATGACAAAATGTGTCCGGCACTGGTGGCGTTTGTGAACGAGGATTTGTTGCACGGAAATCCAGAAGAAAATATCAGC ggGGCTGTAGCACGGCTGTGTGAAGAGTTGGTCGAAGGTGTTGCGGAGGCTAtt CGAAGTGTCCCCACTAAGGACGACATCGATATCGTTACTTCGTCTCAAAAGTTCCTGGAACACAATGTCAGAACTGCTGTAGATTTAGTCCAAAGTTCAG ATGAGAATCCTAGGTTTGCCGAGTATTTCCACGGACACATTAAGGAAATCGCACTTGAATTTTTCACCTTGTTGGTGTTTTGTTATCGCGATGGTTTTGAAGGTCTCGAGCAAGTCGTTAGGAGAAAAGTG CTCCGAGCAAGGATAACGCAAGAAATGGACGAAAACACCCGGGAAATCTTTGTGCAACTGCTTCTTAGAAATATTCGCCAGATGTATTACAGTAGAGCGTACTGTTATCCGCGTCTAGAACGCTTTATGGTTCACGCTCCACCACCCCCTCCCCCTAGTGAGGAGCAACCTCCCTCCAAGGAAACTGTCGATGATCCACCCAAGGCTGGTGCG GAGGCTATTGAGGAAGAAATGGACAGTCATGGTTCCGATGACTCGGAAACGTTTGCCACTCCCCCCGGATCTATGACAGCGGAGGGTGAATCCGATAGGCTTGAACTTGAGCGGGAGGTAGAGGATGCTGTTGGAGAGGATAAGGGGGGTGACGAGTGGAAATCTATCGTGCCCGAG GACTGGATCCCTGTTATTGCAACTGATATTGTGCGACAGAGAAGAGTGCCTCCACAGGCACCCCTCAGTGATGCCTACATCAACGGTCGGCCACCCAAGAGGCGTAAG ATCGTGGATCAATCATCCAGTGAGACTAGCATTAGTGATGCGCTGATGCAAGCAGTAACAGCCAGCGGTGTGACCCCACTCACCAGCATGGAGG ATCTGTCCAAGGCCGCGAGAGACAACAAAACTTTGCAGGGCGCCTACCGCAACGAGGTCAAGAAAGAAGTGAAGACGAGGCTGAAAAATGACAAAGATTACCGAGGGGAGAGATTTCCCAATACAAGGGACTATTTTGATCAGGACACTCCGTGA